tcggattccaagcaaaaatttcccggattcagGTATCCGGATTCCCTCACATGGGGCGAAAACTATATCTAGGAGACGGATATTCCTCTTTGATGGTTTACGGACAAGTCGCCCGAAATCCGAGTCATGTCGCCTGAAATGCCGAGTTAATTGGCTCGAAATTTTACCATGCCTCAACAATATCCTAGCATCCCTATTACCATTTGCTGCGCTTGTTTCGTCTCGTCGAAAATTATAAAACGAGAAATATTACTCATCCATCGCGCTTGTTTCGTTGCTAATCCAGGGTTGAAGATCGAGATATATTACACATTTATATCACTTGTTTCGTCTCATCACCACTTAAGAACGAGGTATGTTACACATTCATTCCGTTTGTTTCGTATCATGATGGTTACAAGAACGAGATACTCACACACCCACTCTTTATTTAACTaaaattaactttgtttctCTGTGCACTTCACCTAATAAAATCGGGCGACATGACTCGACATTTCGGGCGACTTAACTCTGGTTTCGGCGACACAACTTCAAGCGGGgtgactttcgggcgacttaACCGGTTAACTCTCTTTGATCCTTAAACCAAGACCGAAGTGTTAAGCCACAAATAACTTGGGATGACAAAAGTAGCTGCTCAGttgttaaataaaataaagacaaacaaacaaaaagtccTTGGTACTTTTTGGTTAgaatttctacaaaaaaaaaaaagatctcaTCATGAACAATCTGTCCAGACGTTTTAGCTTTCAATTAATCATTATGGTTCAGTCATCTTCAGATACAATTTTCATATGGTTCTCGTAGTGCCTCAGAAGTGCCACTTCACTTGGGAATTTCTCATCGCAGATCCAACAAGTGTTAGGTTCATTCTGCTTTGGTTGCCTGTCAAGTTCATTGTCTTGACAGCTGTGTACATCTTGCACAGACTTGACACTATGCGTCTTCTGGTGCGAATTTTTCGAATGTGGCTTTGCCTTAAGAGACGTCCGAGCCTTATTACTTGTATGCGAGACCTCTCTTTCATGACGATTACGATTACCTCGCGTGGGGAAAGTTTTTCCACAGTACTGGCACGCAAAAGTCTTCTCACCTCCTGTGTGAACCAACATGTGTCTGTTCAAGTCTTCCAGCAAGGTGAAACATTTTCCACTCTGTTTGCGTCTGAGTTTGTCCTCTTTGCCCTTCTTTCGATCCTGTTCGTGCGTTTGCCCTTTCAGACCAAGATGTTCTTCACTCCGATGCAGATTTGTTTCTTTCGGCTGTATTACCCCAGTTTTCGAACGTGGCTTTGCCTTAAGAGACGTCCGAGCCTTATTACTTGTATGCGAGACCTCTCTTTCATGACGATTACGATTACCTCGCGTGGGGAAAGTTTTTCCACAGTACTGGCACGCAAAAGTCTTCTCACCTCCTGTGTGAACCAACATGTGTCTGTTCAAGTCTTCCAGCAAGGTGAAACATTTGCCACACTGCTTGCATCTGAGTTTGTCCTCTTTGCCCTTCTTTCGATGCTGTTCGCGCGTTTGCCCTTTCAGACTAAGATGTTCTTCATTCCGTTGCAGATTTGCTTCTTTCGGCTGTAGTACCCCAGTTTTCGAACGGGGCTTTGCCTTAAGAGAAGCCCGAGCCTTATTACTTGTATGCAAGACCTCTCTTTCATGACGATTACAATTACCTCGCGTGGGGAAAGTTTTTCCACAGTACTGGCACGCAAAAGTCTTCTCACCTCCTGTGTGAACCAACATGTGTCTGTTCAAGTCTTCCAGCAAGGTGAAACATTTGCCACACTCTTTGCATCTGGGTCTGTCCTCTGTGCCCTTTTTTCGATGCTCTTCATGTGCTTGCGAATTAACACAACGTTCTTCCGTATTCTGCTGAAGATTACTGGCATCGTCAATGAACACACCAGTCTTTGTACTTGTGTCTTTATAGGGCTTTTCGCTCGAATGTATTTGGGTGTGTCGAGTGCAATTTCCTGAATCAGCAAAACATTTTCCACAGACTTTGCATTGGTAGGGTTTCTCTCCTGTGTGTGTCCTCTTATGCCTT
The genomic region above belongs to Porites lutea chromosome 12, jaPorLute2.1, whole genome shotgun sequence and contains:
- the LOC140953950 gene encoding uncharacterized protein, with translation MFNTQRADVTRHERFPVGEKRYKCRQCGECFGRIENLVRHRKTHKDDIQRLQCKKCEKCFTTKAHCQRHEETVHSTEKPFQCKQCGKRFKRADVLAKHFKISHGQCGRSFSNAGILASHKLRAHNLLQRYKCKNCGKGFSNAVKFRQHEQIHAEEKPHKCEQCGRHFTNAGNLALHKLKTHGLPQRFECNNCGKGFSNAANFRQHKQIHAEVKRFKCQQCSRRFTNAGNLAMHCTTHQRSFKRKDDRKGLNGTASLKGHKQIHSREKRPKCEQCGRRFTNAGNLAVHSKTHLKREQPRALGNRVNRSKTDAAQKRYRCRECGKTLRKGNWKRHKRTHTGEKPYQCKVCGKCFADSGNCTRHTQIHSSEKPYKDTSTKTGVFIDDASNLQQNTEERCVNSQAHEEHRKKGTEDRPRCKECGKCFTLLEDLNRHMLVHTGGEKTFACQYCGKTFPTRGNCNRHEREVLHTSNKARASLKAKPRSKTGVLQPKEANLQRNEEHLSLKGQTREQHRKKGKEDKLRCKQCGKCFTLLEDLNRHMLVHTGGEKTFACQYCGKTFPTRGNRNRHEREVSHTSNKARTSLKAKPRSKTGVIQPKETNLHRSEEHLGLKGQTHEQDRKKGKEDKLRRKQSGKCFTLLEDLNRHMLVHTGGEKTFACQYCGKTFPTRGNRNRHEREVSHTSNKARTSLKAKPHSKNSHQKTHSVKSVQDVHSCQDNELDRQPKQNEPNTCWICDEKFPSEVALLRHYENHMKIVSEDD